Below is a window of Clostridia bacterium DNA.
CGAGCAGATCCTCCATGGCTGTCACCACGCGAGTCAGTCGGTGTGCTGCTGTCCCCCGTGGCGCCGGTCGTATTCCTCCAGCGCCTTCTGAATGACTGAATCCAGGAATGCATTCAGGGCGGGGTCGTAGCGCCCGTACGCCTCGCGTTCCCGCATCGACGCGGCGATGATGCCTCGGGGCGGGGATTGAACAGACTTCGCCTCTTCACTGAGCGCCAGGGCAGCGTCTAGCAGGTCGACAATGCGTTCCCTTTCTCCGTCCGTAAGCACTCTGCCTCCATAGCGGACCTCCACATTGAGGTTGCGCAACGCTTTCCGGATGTCGGGCAGGTCGCGTCTCTCGTCAGTCCCGCCGAACACCTCGGCCAGGCTTACGTCGAGAGCCCGCGCAATGCGGACGAGAGTGTCGTACGCCGGCGCGGTTTCCCCCCGCTCAATTCGTGAAACGAGCGACCGGTCACACTCAGCGCGGCGCGCGACCTCCGCCTGCGTGAGGTGAGCGGCTTCGCGGAGTTCTTTCAGACGCTCACCGAGTTCTTTCTGCGTTGGCCACTCCATGGATGTGAGTATACCGCACATCCTTGCGCGACCCTCCACAAAGTCGCGGGATAAATACGCACGAGGAGACAGCGGGAGACAGACCGCGGTTACACGAGCCATTTCCGCACGATTGGTGTATATGGATCACGGATGACGTTGCGTCACCATCACGAAGAGTCGTATTGTTGCACCAGAATCACGAAACGGGAGGTGCTGCAGATGGATATTGGCCAGCGCATTGCTGAGCTTCGGCGGTCCAAGGGACTAACGCAGTCCGAGCTCGGCAGACGCATCAAGCGTTCGCGGTCGCTTGTGTCCCGCCTTGAGTCCGGAGCGGTGACGCCCAACTACACCATGCTCCGCGCTCTCGCTGAGGCGTTCGACATCCCCGTCACCGCGCTGCTGGCCGATGATCCGCCTGAGCAGCGCAAACCCGCGTGATCTCAGTGGTTGGCGCCTTGCCTCCATCCTCGCGGATTCCGGAGAAAGCCGAGGCGCCGCCATGACGGGGGAGGAGGTGACAGCGAGTGGACATCGGCACAGCGATGCGGGTCTCACGCCTGGTGCGCCGCGCTCCGCAATGGAAGGCCGCACGCGAACTGGGCTGCTCCGTGCGGGCCTTGCAGGACTACGAGGCCGGCCGCCGGGCGGTGCCACCCGAGATCATCGAGGCCGCGGTGCGGGTCTATGGCCCGAACCCGTGGCTGCGTGAGGCGGTGGCGGAGCACCCGGTAGCCCGGGCGTACCGCGCGTTACTGCAAGCAGCGTGAAGGGAGGGGCGTCACGGTGGAACGGGATCAGACACGGCCAGGGTCGGATCGCGAGCCGGGACGCCTGCGGGAAGAAGTGATCCGGCGATACGTCGAGATCGCGCTTCCCATCGCGCGCCGGCTGGCGCAGCAGGACTTGCTCAAACGGTCCCTGGCCAGAAAGGAGGCGAGTTGATGATGCTCATCATCACGTTCCGCGGCAAGCGTTACCGGTGGCGTGGCTGGTGCCGCCGCCCGGAACGGCGAGACAAGTGCGGTGCCAAGGTGATCCGGCTTGACGAGTACCGGGCAAGAAAAGCGATCGCCCGTTCGGGCGGGCGACCGCGTGCCTGGCACAGCACCGACAAGGGTGGGGCGGCGTAGACAACGCCGCTCCGCCCCCAAAGTAGCACCGGGTCTGACACCGGAACAAGGGGGGAGACGAAACGCATGGCAGTGCTGGTCAAGACTGCTGAGATGAGCCGCAAGGAGTGGCTGGAGTGGCGGCGGATGGGCATTGGTTCTTCCGACGCCCCTGCCGTGGCGGGAGTCGACGCCTACCGCACGCCAATGGCCGTGTGGCTGGAGAAGACAGGCCAGGTGGAGCTTGAGGACGAGCAGTCGGAGGCAGCGTACTGGGGTTCCGTGCTCGAGGACGTGGTCGCGCGCGAGTTCGCACGCCGGACAGGCTACAAGGTGCGGCGGCGGCTCGCCATCCTGCAACATCCCAGGCACCCGTTCATGCTCGCAAACCTCGACCGCGTCGTAACCGACGATGCGCCCGGGCGGGCGCTCCTTGAGGTCAAGACCACGAGCGCGTACGCGAACGGCTGGTCGGAGGACCGTGTGCCGGACCGGGTGATGGTGCAGGTACAGCACCAGCTGGCGGTGACCGGTTACGAGCGCGCGTACGTGGCCGTTCTCATCGGCGGCCAGCGCTACCAGCACTACCGCATCGACCGGGATGACCAGCTGATCTCCGACCTGATCCGCATTGAGCGCGACTTCTGGCGGCTCGTCGAGACACGCACGCCGCCGGAGTGGGACGGCAGCGACGCCGCGGCCGAGCTTCTCAAGCGCCTCTACCCGGAGGCGGAGGCCGGCAAAACGGTCGCGCTTCCTGCCGAAGCAGAGGAGCTCCTCCGCGCCTATGACGAGGCGAAGCGGGCCGAAGCAGAGGCGGCAGAGAGGCGGAAGGAGGCCGAGAACCGGTTGAAGGCTCTACTGGGAAGCGCCGAGACCGGAACGGTCGGCGACCGCCGCGTGATCTGGCGCAACGTGGTCCAGCGTCGCCTCGACAGCAAACGTCTCCAGGCCGAGCGGCCGGACGTGTACGAGGCTTACCTGACGGAGACCGCCTTCCGGCGGTTTGAGGTGAGGTGACACCTATGGCGACGCAACAGGCACCGGTGCAGCAGAGCCTGGACGACGCGTCCGCGACGACGGCGGCGCAGCAGGCAAGCATCCGGGCCGCGCGGGCGGACGTGAAGGACAAGCTGGCACAGCGCGCCCAGGCCCGTGTCCGGGGCGGCGACCCGGCCAAGACCATCCGCAGCATGCTTGAGCAGCTGCGGCCAGAGCTGCAACGGGCGCTGCCCCGGCACATCACGCCGGACCGGCTGGTGCGGGTCGCTCTGACGACGATCCGCGCGAACCCGCGCCTGATGGAGGCCTCGCCGGCCAGCCTGATGGCCGCGGTCATGCAGTGCGCCCAGCTTGGCCTTGAGCCGGGAATTCTCGGGCACGTCTATCTGGTGCCCTTCCGGAACGGTAAGACCGGCCAAACCGAGATCCAGGTCGTGATCGGCTACAAGGGCATGATCGAGCTCGCGCGGCGTTCCGGCGAGATCCAGACCATCTACGCCCACGTCGTGCATGAGCGGGACCAGTTCGAGTACGAGTACGGCCTTGAACCGAAGCTGATCCATAGACCGGCGCACGGCGACCGAGGCAAGCCCACCCACGCCTATGGCGTGGCTCGGTTCAAGGACGGCGGGTACCAGTTCCTCGTCATGTCCTTTGACGAGATCGAGAAGCACCGCCAGCGCAGCAAGTCACCCGATGAGGGGCCATGGGACACCGACTGGGAGGAAATGGCCAAGAAGACGGTCATCCGCTCCATGTTCAAGTGGCTTCCGGTGTCCGTTGAAGCCCAGCGCGCGGCGGTGATCGACGAGGCGGTGACGGAGGGAGGCCGCACGATCACCGCCTATGGCGAGGCCGTCGACGTCTACGACGAGGTCGACGCCCTGGGATTCGATGCGGCCGGCAATGGGGCAGGGGCGGGCGAGTTGTGATCGCGCCGCCCCGCCACTACTTGGGTTTCGCTGCCTGAACGGAGGTCAGAGCGCATGGAAGTCGCCATCTTGAGGACGATCGACGAGCAGGGCCGGATCAGCCTGCCCGCCGACTTTCGACGGGCGCTCGATCTCGGTCCAGGCGACACGCTGGATGTCCAGTTGCTCCATGGAGAGATCCTCATCCGCAAGCATCAGCCCGGCTGCGCGATTTGCGGGGGACGGGGCAAGCAGGTCGTCCCGGTCCGAGACAAGGTTGTGTGCCGGGAGTGTGCGGCGGAGGTCGCCGCAAGCGCATGAGGGCACGACTTTTTGACGTTCACCCTGCGGCTCTTAGCGAGACGGCTGACGGCCAGCCGGGGGCCGTGAATCCCGGCAAGATTTCGGCTGTTTGTGCTCCCACTAGCGCACTCGAAGTCTGTGCGACCGCTAGGAGGCAGCGCGAGTCATGGCATGGCTTGAAAGCCATCAGGAGTTGAGGGACCACCCGAAGACCAAGCGGCTTGCCCGCATGCTGGGGATCAGCCTGCCGGCCGCGATCGGGCACCTTCACCTGCTCTGGTGGTGGGCCATGGATTATGCCCCCGATGGAGACATCTCGGATTACGACGCTTACGACATCGCCGATGCGGCTGGCTGGGAGGGCGAGCCCGAAGCGTTCCTAGACGCGCTCATCAACTGCGGCCCGGGTGACTCCCCGGGATTTGTCGAGCGGGACGAGTTCGGAATGCGCCTTCACGACTGGGACGACTACGGAAACCAGTACAAGGAGCGCCAGGCTGCAGCGGAACGCAAGCGGCGTTCACGTGAACGGCGCAAGACAATGCAGGGCATGTCACGTGACAGTCACGTGACCGTCACGGGACAAGAACGTGAAGTCACCGCAGACAAGACAAGACCGGACCAGACAGGACAAGACAAGAAATATAAAACACCCCCCTCCCCCTCTTTGCCGGGATCGGGGCGTCTGGTCGCTGCCGTTAAGTCCAACAGGGCCGAGACCATGGAGCTTGAGCGGCTCTTTCATGAGCGCTTCTGGCCAGCGTACCCGAGGAAAGTGGCAAAGAAGGCCGCTCTCAAGGCTTGGCTCAAGATCCGACCGTCTCCCGAACTCGTAGACCGCATGCTCGAAGCGCTCGCACGGCAACGTGCTAGCCCGCAGTGGACCAAAGACGACGGCGCGTACATCCCGTACCCCGCCACTTGGCTGAATCAGGCGAGGTGGGAGGACGAGATCGACGCGCAGCTACACAAACACGGCATCAGCGACTTCTCGGGCGTGCCGCCTGAAGGGCGTGACGCGCGAGAACTGCTGAGGGCAGGAGGTGGCCTCGGTGGATAAGGGCGTGCTGGAAGGCGCGCTCATGGCGCAACAACAGCAGGGACCAGACGAAAACGTGCCGGCCTGGCTGGAGGAGAGCATCCAGGCGGCGGGATTGAACGGCCCACTTGCCGCCACGATGCGCAGGGCATTCCTCGCAGCACAGCGCCGGCAACGCGAAATTCTGCGAAATGCGGCATGCTCCTCCCTCGCCGAACTGGAGGAGTTGCAGGAGCGAGAGCGGGTCCAAGCGGCGCTCGACGCGCAGGTTCCGCGGCGGCTTCGCGAGGCGTCGTTCGCGTGTGCCAGCCTGTACCCACCCGCCCAGGCGGCGTTTGAGTGGGTCTCGCAGCAGATCGAGGGCTGGCAGGGGTCCAGCGAGGACGACGAGCCGCGACCGCTCTACAGGTTCCGCGGCGGCTGCCTGGTCCTCGCCGGCCCCACGGGCGTCGGCAAGTCTTGGGCCGCCGTCGCCGCCGTTCGGGAGTTCGTGCGGGCCTATGCGTCGTTCCGGTGGTGCTACGCGCCCGACATGCTGCCAGAGATCGACAGCGAGATGCACCGCGAGCACGTCCCGCTGCGCCAGACATCTGCGGCGACGACTCAGGTGCTGGTGATCGACGACCTCGGCGCCGAGGCTGAGACGAAGTCCGAGCGCGAGAGGATCGACCGGCTGATCTACCACCGGCACGGAAACCGGCTCACAACGATCATCACGACCAACCTGTCGGTGCCGGACCTTCGCGAGCGTTACGGCGACCGCGTGGCAGACCGCCTGTACGAGTGGGGAGTCATTCACGAGTTCGGCGGCGCCAGCCAGCGAATGCCGGAGATCGGCGAGCTCAAGCTCGCGAAGGCCGCGGGTTACACGGGCGGTGGTCGCCGGTGACGACAAAACAACCCCATGACGGTCCGGGGGTGGACTCGTGAGCGGAGCGAGAAGCAGGCGAAAGGGCGCAAACGGCGAGCGTGAACTCGTGACCCTCTTGCGCGCTGCTGGCTTCGACGCCCGTCGTGTGCCACTGTCTGGCGCGCAGGAGGGCTATCCCGGTGACGTTGTCGCGGCGGGTATGGTCTGGCAGGTGAAGCGCAGGGCGCGGGGTCTCAAGAGCTTGTACGCCTGGCTTGACGGCCACGACGTCCTCGCCGTCCGCGCAGACCACAAGCCGTGGCTCGTGGTCATGCCACTGAAGACCTGGCTTGAGCGGGAGGTGCTCAGGCAGGAGTCGTCCGGCGACACGCAAGGCGCATCAGCCCAGGAGGAGGGGGAAGCGTCATGATCCGGGTCCTGGACCGTGGGTACGTCAGGCTCGTGGACCACATGGGCTCGGACCTGTCCGTGGTCAACGCGGCCCGGGCTTCGTTCCAGAAGGAGTCGGACTGGGATCTCAGCCCTGACGGTCCGCGCCTCAGGGACAAAGACGCGCGCCTGATCTGGTTCCTCGCCGAGCACGGGCACACGAGCCCCTTCCGCCACGCTTTCGTCACGCTGGAGGTCAAGGCCCCGCTCATGGTGGCGCGGCAGTGGTGGAAGTACGTCGTCGGCAGCGACCACACCATGGACGCCTGGAACGAGGCGAGCCGGCGGTACATCACGATGGAGCCCGAGTTCTACATCCCCGAGGCGTGGCGGGAGGCGCCGAAGAACCGCAAGCAGGGCAGCGTAGGGCCGGTTGATGCTCAAAAGAGCCAGGCCCTTTCCGCCAGCCTTGCCGCGCACGTCGACCGGAGCCTCGCGCTCTACCAGGAGGCCCTGGATGCGGGCGTCGCGCCCGAGCAGGCACGCATGTTCCTGCCGGCTTACGCCATGTACACGGTCTGGCGGTGGTCGGCGAGCCTTCAGTCGGTCGCCCACTTCCTCAAGGAGCGGCTGGCGGACGACGCGCAATGGGAAATCAGGCAGTACGCCAGGGCGGTGTACGAGCTCGTGCGGCCGCTATTCCCGCATTCGCTGGCTGCGCTTCTCGGAGATGGACACGACCCCTCAGACGGCGGGCATACCCCGGATGGTGAGGTGGCAGGGCCATGACGGACGCACAGCGGCGCACCGTTGAGGCTGATTTGCGCGCGTACCCGGCCCATGCGAAGCGCCTGGCCGAGCTTGAGGCGGAGATCGACGAGTTGCGGCGCGGGTTCGCTGCACGGGCGCTCCCGTGGCCGGACGAGGACCAACCGCGTGCTTCCGGGAATAGGGCCGTCTCAGACCATGTGCCGGTGGCCGTCATGCAGCTCTGGAGGACACCGGCGTATCAAGAGTACCGGCGCCTTGAGCCCCTGGTGAGGGCTATTGAGAACGCTTATCGAAGCCTCGATGAGGAGCACCGCCGGGTCATGGAGGCGTACTACTGGCGCTGGCCGGAGGCCCAGGCGGCGTTAAACCTGTCCCGGTCCACGCTGTACAGGCGCCGCATGCGCATTTGCCGCGTCGTGCTCCGTGAGCTTCGCCGCGCTGGTGTGCGCACATATCGAGATCCAGGCGGAACGTGGCGGGTGGAAGACGCGGAGGTCAGCGGTCCCACGACGGCTTAGGGCCCTTCCGAGCCGGTTCGATGCGAATCGGGCGGGGGATGAGCCAGTCGCGGCCGACCTTGATGGCTCCATGCACGCGTCCCTGCTCGCAGAGGGCGCGGATACGGCGGGCGGACAGCCCAAGTTCCTGGGCCGCCTCCGTGCACGTGGCAAACGGCTTCTCGCTCATTGGACGCTGGCGAACTCCCGCACGGGAACGGTCAAGGTGGGCTCGTTGTCCTGCGCCTTGTGGCGGCAGATCTCGACAATCTTTTGCGCCACGTGGGTCTCAAACAACTGCTCGCCGCAGCGCGGGCAAACCCAGGCAGGGACGCCCTTGATGAGCACGTAGGCGTCAGTTCCCTGTCCCGCGCGCTCGAACACGTCCACGAGCCTGCTCTCCATGGTCGCTCCGCAGAAGCACTTCACACCGTTACCTCCTTCTCCGGTAGTCACTCGTCCAACGCTCCGGGAACAGATCCGGCCGGTAGACGGTTATGATCCGCACTGGCTCATAGGCATAGCCGACGACCGCATGCACAGGCCGCCCATCCGGGAGGTGGCACAAGACCAGGCAGGAGGCGCTGCGCTTGTCTTCAGGATAGTCCTCGATGATCTCGCCGTTCCGGCGGAGCGCTTCACTGACGACGATCGGATCGAGATCGTCGGCTACAGCCTCACGTATAGCATGCAGCGTCCACAACGGCTTCTTCGAGGCCACACGCTTGCGGAGTTGTTCGTCGTTCAACAGAACCCCTCCTGGCATTACGATACCGCAAGCGGAATAGTAGTGTGACGAAAATTGAAACGCCTGAAACGCGGCGAACACTAAAATGGGCATCGAGAACAAAATCTTGCGCTCACGCCGCACGACGCGAACACCCGGCACAGAGCCGGGTGCTCTTGTTTTCTGGGGGCCACGCCATGGAGATCCGCACGATGCGCCTCGACGAGTTGATCCCGGCACCGTACAACCCGCGCCGGGAGCTGCGCCCTGGCGACCCGGAGTACGAGGCCCTGGCGAGGTCCGTGCGGGAATTCGGCCTCGTCGAGCCACTCGTCTGGAACCGTCGAACCGGCCGCCTCGTCGGCGGACACCAGCGCCTGCGCGTCCTGCGCGACGCCGGGGTCACGGAGGCCGAGGTCTCCGTCGTCGACCTCGACGAGGAGCGCGAGAAGCTCCTGAACCTGGCGCTGAACCGCATCCAGGGCGACTGGGACCAGGACAAGCTGCGCGAGATCCTGGCCGAACTCGACGCGGCCGGCGCGGACCTCGATCTTTC
It encodes the following:
- a CDS encoding helix-turn-helix transcriptional regulator; this encodes MCGILTSMEWPTQKELGERLKELREAAHLTQAEVARRAECDRSLVSRIERGETAPAYDTLVRIARALDVSLAEVFGGTDERRDLPDIRKALRNLNVEVRYGGRVLTDGERERIVDLLDAALALSEEAKSVQSPPRGIIAASMREREAYGRYDPALNAFLDSVIQKALEEYDRRHGGQQHTD
- a CDS encoding helix-turn-helix transcriptional regulator, whose protein sequence is MLQMDIGQRIAELRRSKGLTQSELGRRIKRSRSLVSRLESGAVTPNYTMLRALAEAFDIPVTALLADDPPEQRKPA
- a CDS encoding helix-turn-helix transcriptional regulator, which codes for MDIGTAMRVSRLVRRAPQWKAARELGCSVRALQDYEAGRRAVPPEIIEAAVRVYGPNPWLREAVAEHPVARAYRALLQAA
- a CDS encoding YqaJ viral recombinase family protein; the encoded protein is MSRKEWLEWRRMGIGSSDAPAVAGVDAYRTPMAVWLEKTGQVELEDEQSEAAYWGSVLEDVVAREFARRTGYKVRRRLAILQHPRHPFMLANLDRVVTDDAPGRALLEVKTTSAYANGWSEDRVPDRVMVQVQHQLAVTGYERAYVAVLIGGQRYQHYRIDRDDQLISDLIRIERDFWRLVETRTPPEWDGSDAAAELLKRLYPEAEAGKTVALPAEAEELLRAYDEAKRAEAEAAERRKEAENRLKALLGSAETGTVGDRRVIWRNVVQRRLDSKRLQAERPDVYEAYLTETAFRRFEVR
- the recT gene encoding recombination protein RecT yields the protein MATQQAPVQQSLDDASATTAAQQASIRAARADVKDKLAQRAQARVRGGDPAKTIRSMLEQLRPELQRALPRHITPDRLVRVALTTIRANPRLMEASPASLMAAVMQCAQLGLEPGILGHVYLVPFRNGKTGQTEIQVVIGYKGMIELARRSGEIQTIYAHVVHERDQFEYEYGLEPKLIHRPAHGDRGKPTHAYGVARFKDGGYQFLVMSFDEIEKHRQRSKSPDEGPWDTDWEEMAKKTVIRSMFKWLPVSVEAQRAAVIDEAVTEGGRTITAYGEAVDVYDEVDALGFDAAGNGAGAGEL
- a CDS encoding AbrB/MazE/SpoVT family DNA-binding domain-containing protein, whose translation is MEVAILRTIDEQGRISLPADFRRALDLGPGDTLDVQLLHGEILIRKHQPGCAICGGRGKQVVPVRDKVVCRECAAEVAASA
- a CDS encoding ATP-binding protein, which encodes MDKGVLEGALMAQQQQGPDENVPAWLEESIQAAGLNGPLAATMRRAFLAAQRRQREILRNAACSSLAELEELQERERVQAALDAQVPRRLREASFACASLYPPAQAAFEWVSQQIEGWQGSSEDDEPRPLYRFRGGCLVLAGPTGVGKSWAAVAAVREFVRAYASFRWCYAPDMLPEIDSEMHREHVPLRQTSAATTQVLVIDDLGAEAETKSERERIDRLIYHRHGNRLTTIITTNLSVPDLRERYGDRVADRLYEWGVIHEFGGASQRMPEIGELKLAKAAGYTGGGRR
- the thyX gene encoding FAD-dependent thymidylate synthase, coding for MIRVLDRGYVRLVDHMGSDLSVVNAARASFQKESDWDLSPDGPRLRDKDARLIWFLAEHGHTSPFRHAFVTLEVKAPLMVARQWWKYVVGSDHTMDAWNEASRRYITMEPEFYIPEAWREAPKNRKQGSVGPVDAQKSQALSASLAAHVDRSLALYQEALDAGVAPEQARMFLPAYAMYTVWRWSASLQSVAHFLKERLADDAQWEIRQYARAVYELVRPLFPHSLAALLGDGHDPSDGGHTPDGEVAGP
- a CDS encoding YgiT-type zinc finger protein, producing the protein MKCFCGATMESRLVDVFERAGQGTDAYVLIKGVPAWVCPRCGEQLFETHVAQKIVEICRHKAQDNEPTLTVPVREFASVQ
- a CDS encoding DUF4258 domain-containing protein encodes the protein MPGGVLLNDEQLRKRVASKKPLWTLHAIREAVADDLDPIVVSEALRRNGEIIEDYPEDKRSASCLVLCHLPDGRPVHAVVGYAYEPVRIITVYRPDLFPERWTSDYRRRR